In Halopseudomonas nanhaiensis, a single window of DNA contains:
- a CDS encoding MFS transporter: protein MSQNQLAPKREIFGWAMFDFANQGYTLLIITVIFGDLFTRVIVGDAPDYRLGNLLWSVALAASYLMVVVANPVCGAVMDYTHSRKRFLFGSYLLTVIATALLYFVEPGWHTVAVLLIILSNFAYSIGEGFIASFLPDLGPRKALGWISGLGWGLGYIGGLVAAVFALLFLGEVSAENYDTIRWVGPFAGFFFLIAAVPTFLWLKERHDSLPAASNTGLMRIGLSRVATTWREIHYFRDLRALLISVFFTMSGVYIIIAFSFIYGAQVIGWEEDVRVLMFIIVQITAALGAVGFGWLQSRLGAKTTYLMTLVLWLAAILAIWQTPALTLGMQRAFGVDWEAQYVFLIAGVLAGASLGSSQSATRALVGVLTPRGKEGEFFGLWGMASKLAAVFGMLGLGAIQWGLGLADAIVFCLVLFVLAIVTVLPVNEQRGADAAEQWHDPASGQPL, encoded by the coding sequence ATGAGCCAGAACCAGTTGGCGCCGAAGCGGGAAATCTTCGGCTGGGCGATGTTCGATTTTGCCAATCAAGGTTACACACTGCTGATCATTACGGTGATCTTCGGCGACCTGTTCACCCGGGTGATCGTCGGCGATGCGCCGGACTACCGGCTCGGCAATCTGCTCTGGAGCGTGGCGCTCGCCGCCAGCTACCTGATGGTGGTGGTAGCGAACCCGGTATGCGGCGCGGTCATGGATTACACGCATAGCCGCAAGCGCTTTCTGTTCGGCAGCTATCTGCTTACCGTCATCGCCACAGCGCTGCTGTACTTCGTTGAGCCGGGATGGCACACGGTTGCCGTATTGCTGATCATTCTGTCCAACTTCGCCTACTCGATCGGGGAGGGCTTTATTGCGAGCTTTCTGCCTGACCTCGGGCCGCGCAAGGCGCTGGGCTGGATCTCCGGCCTTGGCTGGGGTCTGGGCTATATCGGTGGGCTGGTGGCGGCCGTGTTCGCTCTGCTGTTCCTCGGCGAGGTCTCGGCAGAAAACTACGATACGATCCGTTGGGTCGGGCCCTTCGCCGGTTTCTTCTTCCTGATCGCTGCGGTCCCGACCTTCCTCTGGCTGAAAGAACGGCATGACTCGCTGCCTGCTGCGTCGAACACTGGACTGATGCGCATCGGCCTGTCTCGCGTCGCGACGACCTGGCGTGAAATCCATTACTTCCGTGATCTCCGCGCCTTGCTGATATCGGTATTCTTCACCATGTCCGGTGTGTACATCATCATCGCTTTCTCGTTCATTTACGGCGCCCAGGTGATTGGCTGGGAAGAGGATGTTCGGGTGCTGATGTTCATCATCGTGCAGATCACCGCAGCACTCGGCGCTGTAGGCTTCGGCTGGCTGCAGAGCCGGCTCGGGGCGAAGACGACCTACCTGATGACGCTCGTTCTTTGGCTCGCAGCGATCCTTGCCATATGGCAGACCCCGGCGCTGACTCTGGGGATGCAGCGCGCTTTCGGTGTCGATTGGGAAGCGCAGTACGTGTTTCTGATCGCCGGTGTGCTGGCCGGTGCCAGTCTCGGCTCCTCGCAATCGGCTACCCGTGCTCTGGTTGGTGTCCTGACCCCGCGAGGCAAGGAGGGCGAGTTCTTCGGCCTGTGGGGCATGGCCTCCAAGCTGGCCGCGGTGTTCGGCATGCTGGGTCTGGGCGCGATCCAGTGGGGGCTGGGTCTGGCCGATGCGATCGTGTTCTGCCTGGTGCTATTCGTGCTGGCGATCGTTACGGTGCTGCCGGTGAATGAGCAGCGTGGTGCCGATGCGGCCGAGCAGTGGCACGATCCGGCGTCCGGTCAGCCGCTCTGA
- the rarD gene encoding EamA family transporter RarD: MSRPIPEATKGVLFGLSAYTLWGSFPLFFALFQGVPAFEVLTHRIIWSCVFLALVISLLRRWTPVLTALGQPRRLGTVLGCAVLIALNWGIYIYAVETRHVLQASLGYFLTPLINVALGMLVLRERMAPAQAVAVLLAGLGIVVQIVLLGSLPWISLALAVSFGLYGLLRKQVELDGLSGLFVETLLLLPLGLLVLGAMLAIDASHFTVEPRLTFLLMASGVVTAIPLLAFAGAARRLRLATVGFLMYINPTLQFFIALWVFNEPLDQVQLISFVMIWAALVLYSWSTYRVAAKDRRARA, encoded by the coding sequence ATGAGCCGTCCCATTCCGGAAGCCACAAAAGGTGTGTTGTTCGGCCTGAGTGCCTACACGCTCTGGGGCTCGTTTCCGCTGTTCTTCGCGCTGTTCCAGGGTGTCCCGGCATTCGAGGTGCTGACCCACCGGATCATCTGGTCCTGCGTGTTTCTGGCTCTGGTGATCAGTCTTCTGCGCCGCTGGACGCCTGTGTTGACCGCGCTCGGGCAGCCTCGACGGCTGGGCACGGTACTCGGCTGTGCTGTGCTGATTGCGCTGAACTGGGGCATCTATATCTACGCCGTGGAGACGCGGCACGTGCTCCAGGCGAGTCTCGGTTATTTCCTCACACCGCTGATCAACGTGGCGCTGGGCATGCTGGTGCTGCGCGAACGCATGGCGCCGGCACAGGCTGTCGCCGTGCTCCTGGCCGGCCTTGGCATCGTGGTGCAGATCGTCCTGCTCGGCAGCCTGCCGTGGATCAGCCTGGCGCTGGCGGTGAGCTTTGGTCTCTACGGACTGCTGCGCAAGCAGGTGGAGCTCGATGGTCTGTCCGGCCTTTTTGTCGAAACGCTGCTTCTGCTGCCGTTGGGGCTGCTGGTGCTGGGAGCAATGCTTGCCATCGATGCGTCGCACTTCACCGTGGAGCCGCGCTTGACCTTTCTTCTGATGGCGAGCGGGGTTGTGACAGCGATACCGCTGCTGGCGTTTGCCGGTGCCGCACGCAGGCTGCGCCTGGCCACGGTCGGCTTTCTGATGTACATCAATCCGACGCTTCAGTTCTTCATTGCACTATGGGTATTCAATGAACCACTGGATCAGGTTCAACTGATCAGCTTCGTGATGATCTGGGCCGCGCTGGTGCTCTATTCGTGGTCGACATACAGGGTCGCGGCGAAGGACCGGCGAGCGCGGGCCTAG
- a CDS encoding GGDEF domain-containing protein, which yields MIAHTPSIFASVAWVAAIMAFCLFVVGRSTQRDGMLVAAAGLLSHALGYMCFTSYGHTPLWLSYAVGNTLLSAALASYSASIFRISDVRVPWAWLFCPTAIMAVGLAVLIDTREPRMLVASGVLMLQCALIIRFALHRALADGRAHLLLITGAAVSLVGIGIRVLTLLFGTAEDMRYDVSNIKQTISVSIGTVTVIMLSLGLILLSKERIEARLVEFALRDPLTGIWNRRAVLEQLDREIERSRRSGASLALVLIDLDDFKLINDQHGHQIGDAVLRHSVELLEQQLRQSDAIGRFGGEEFLLILPEIDTEAAMLAANRLRTTLLESPTPVDGLRVPCSISAGVWCGVPAENDSPSGLIARADEAMYRAKAAGRNRVCLAGFEALEIA from the coding sequence ATGATCGCGCATACCCCCAGCATCTTCGCCTCCGTTGCATGGGTCGCTGCGATCATGGCGTTCTGTCTGTTTGTCGTCGGGCGGTCCACTCAGCGTGATGGCATGCTGGTGGCCGCTGCGGGACTTCTGTCGCACGCGCTCGGCTACATGTGCTTTACCTCCTACGGCCATACACCCCTCTGGCTCAGCTACGCCGTCGGCAACACGCTACTCTCCGCTGCGCTGGCCAGTTACAGCGCAAGCATCTTCCGGATCAGCGATGTCCGCGTTCCCTGGGCCTGGCTGTTCTGTCCGACGGCGATCATGGCAGTCGGTCTGGCAGTCTTGATCGACACCCGCGAGCCACGAATGCTGGTTGCTTCGGGCGTGCTCATGTTGCAGTGCGCACTGATCATCCGGTTCGCCCTCCATCGAGCTCTGGCGGATGGGCGTGCGCACCTGTTGCTGATCACCGGTGCCGCCGTCAGTCTCGTGGGGATCGGCATCCGCGTGCTGACGCTTCTGTTTGGCACTGCTGAAGACATGCGGTACGACGTGAGCAATATCAAACAGACCATCTCGGTCAGCATTGGGACAGTGACGGTCATCATGTTATCGCTCGGTCTGATCCTGCTGTCGAAAGAGCGCATCGAGGCGCGCCTGGTGGAGTTCGCCCTGCGAGACCCGCTCACCGGAATCTGGAATCGCCGGGCGGTGCTGGAGCAGCTCGATCGAGAGATAGAGCGCAGCCGTCGCAGCGGCGCGAGTCTGGCGCTGGTCCTGATCGACCTTGACGATTTCAAACTGATCAATGACCAGCACGGGCACCAGATCGGCGACGCGGTACTGCGCCATAGCGTCGAACTGCTTGAGCAGCAGCTGCGCCAGTCCGATGCGATCGGACGCTTCGGCGGCGAGGAATTTCTGTTGATTCTCCCGGAGATAGATACCGAGGCCGCCATGCTCGCGGCCAACCGCTTGCGCACTACCTTGCTCGAATCGCCCACGCCGGTCGATGGGCTGCGTGTGCCGTGCAGCATCAGTGCCGGCGTCTGGTGCGGCGTGCCGGCGGAAAACGACTCGCCCTCCGGCCTGATAGCGCGGGCAGACGAAGCCATGTACCGGGCCAAGGCAGCAGGCCGCAATCGCGTTTGCCTGGCCGGGTTCGAGGCGCTCGAAATTGCCTAG
- a CDS encoding ribbon-helix-helix domain-containing protein translates to MCELYVKADPILYESRSRSLRIRGVVTTLRLENQFWDILRDIAEVDGMTTNQLITKLYDELMEYRGEVVNFASFLRVSCTRFLAQRDARTVPLAVVRQAR, encoded by the coding sequence ATGTGCGAGCTCTATGTAAAAGCGGACCCGATTCTCTATGAATCGCGCTCTCGGTCCCTGCGCATACGCGGCGTGGTCACCACATTGCGCCTGGAAAACCAGTTCTGGGATATTTTGCGCGACATTGCCGAGGTAGACGGCATGACTACCAATCAGCTGATCACGAAACTGTACGATGAGCTCATGGAGTATCGCGGTGAAGTGGTGAATTTTGCGTCGTTCCTCCGGGTCAGTTGCACGCGCTTTCTGGCCCAACGCGACGCCCGCACCGTGCCTCTGGCGGTGGTGCGCCAGGCCCGCTAA
- a CDS encoding DJ-1/PfpI family protein yields MTDKKILLLAGDFTEDYETMVPFQALSMLGYTVHAVCPNKRAGDSVRTAIHDFEGDQTYTEKPGHNFVLNYDFDKVDVDAYVGLVVPGGRAPEYLRLNDQVLDIVRSFDRAGKPIAAVCHGAQLLAAAGILEGRECSAYPACGPDVRMAGGSFIDIPADQAHVEGNLATAPAWPSHPAWLAAFIKLLGAKITL; encoded by the coding sequence ATGACCGACAAGAAGATTCTGCTGCTGGCCGGCGACTTTACCGAAGACTATGAGACCATGGTGCCGTTTCAGGCGCTGAGCATGCTCGGCTATACCGTACACGCCGTATGTCCGAACAAGCGTGCAGGCGACAGCGTGCGGACGGCGATCCACGATTTCGAAGGTGACCAGACCTACACCGAAAAGCCGGGCCACAATTTCGTACTCAACTACGATTTCGACAAGGTCGACGTAGACGCGTACGTCGGCCTGGTGGTGCCGGGCGGGCGGGCGCCCGAGTACCTGCGGCTGAACGACCAGGTGCTGGACATCGTGCGCAGTTTCGACCGGGCCGGAAAGCCGATCGCAGCGGTCTGTCACGGCGCGCAGTTGCTCGCCGCAGCCGGTATTCTGGAAGGCCGTGAATGCAGCGCCTACCCTGCCTGCGGTCCGGATGTACGCATGGCCGGCGGCAGCTTCATCGATATTCCGGCCGACCAGGCGCATGTAGAGGGTAATCTGGCTACAGCCCCAGCATGGCCTTCGCACCCCGCCTGGCTGGCAGCGTTCATCAAACTGCTGGGCGCGAAGATCACACTGTGA
- a CDS encoding alpha/beta hydrolase has translation MNNNKKATSALLCASILLFGAAGTTAAYAKGKPVTPTPSQWGDVREQDSRSFTPVVAPLPALAAFPDTQRFTGVHQNASYQIEVPQNWNGMLVMYAHGYRGTGSALTVGPPAALRPWLLDNGYAWAASSYSRNYYDVRAGVEDTNALALAFSSITGQEEPGKIYITGHSMGGHVAAAAVEAETLATANNPVQYAGSVPMCGVTGDTYEFEYLANFTFAAQHLAGLGPTSYPATDFQTKLPQIQANLWTVFPFVPNEQGLKLENIVRDLSGGERPIFAQGFRSLLQFTVMSTGGGDGRINGILAKPLTGNQGVRYNVDGQEGQNREEREFNKSILRVIGHPPANGMRDDGLRWIPVVNGEFDVPVVSIHTLGDLYVPFKHMQIHRERAEANGSDDLLVQRAIRAPSHCDFSAQEQVQAFADMLNWEQNGIKPAGDEVLDAEVVADPNYGCAFTTPERSNLPACSAGL, from the coding sequence ATGAACAACAACAAGAAAGCCACCTCGGCGCTGCTCTGCGCCAGTATTTTGCTGTTCGGTGCGGCGGGCACCACTGCCGCCTACGCCAAAGGCAAGCCAGTGACCCCTACCCCGTCCCAATGGGGCGACGTGCGTGAGCAGGACTCGCGGAGTTTCACTCCTGTTGTAGCGCCTCTGCCAGCCCTGGCAGCATTTCCTGATACACAGCGGTTCACGGGTGTGCACCAGAACGCCTCCTATCAGATCGAGGTGCCGCAGAACTGGAACGGCATGCTGGTCATGTATGCCCACGGCTATCGCGGGACCGGAAGCGCGCTGACCGTTGGCCCGCCAGCGGCGCTGAGGCCATGGCTGCTGGACAATGGCTACGCCTGGGCGGCCTCGAGCTACAGCCGGAACTACTATGATGTGCGCGCCGGCGTGGAAGACACCAACGCCCTGGCCCTGGCCTTCAGCTCGATTACCGGCCAGGAGGAGCCTGGAAAGATCTACATAACCGGCCACTCCATGGGAGGGCACGTAGCCGCCGCAGCCGTTGAGGCCGAGACCCTTGCCACCGCGAACAACCCGGTGCAATACGCCGGCTCGGTGCCCATGTGTGGCGTCACCGGTGATACCTACGAGTTCGAATACCTGGCGAACTTCACCTTCGCCGCTCAACATCTGGCAGGGCTTGGGCCGACCAGTTATCCCGCGACCGACTTTCAAACGAAGTTACCGCAGATCCAGGCCAACCTGTGGACCGTGTTCCCGTTCGTCCCCAACGAGCAGGGCCTGAAACTGGAAAATATCGTACGTGACCTGAGCGGTGGCGAGCGACCGATTTTTGCGCAGGGTTTCCGGTCATTGTTGCAGTTCACCGTGATGTCTACCGGCGGCGGCGACGGCCGCATCAACGGCATCCTGGCCAAGCCGCTCACTGGCAATCAGGGCGTTCGCTACAACGTCGACGGACAGGAAGGGCAAAATCGGGAGGAACGCGAGTTCAACAAGAGCATTCTTCGCGTCATCGGACATCCGCCGGCCAACGGCATGCGTGATGACGGCCTGCGCTGGATTCCAGTGGTCAACGGCGAGTTCGACGTACCGGTCGTGAGCATCCACACCCTCGGCGACCTGTATGTGCCATTCAAGCACATGCAGATCCACCGCGAGCGCGCCGAAGCGAATGGCAGTGATGATCTGCTGGTACAACGTGCGATCCGCGCGCCGTCGCACTGCGACTTCAGCGCGCAGGAGCAGGTCCAGGCCTTCGCCGACATGCTCAATTGGGAGCAGAACGGTATCAAGCCAGCCGGTGATGAAGTCCTCGACGCCGAGGTGGTAGCCGATCCGAACTACGGCTGCGCCTTCACCACCCCTGAGCGGAGCAACCTGCCGGCGTGCTCGGCAGGGCTCTGA
- a CDS encoding DUF1329 domain-containing protein, whose product MYRKFAIALLAAFVGQAQAKVDATQADRLGRDLTPLGAEAAGNQAGTIPAWTGGVQPPASYREGMHHPDPYASDAALYRIDASNLEEHGAQLPEGLGDLLVRHPDYFLQVFPTRRSAAAPQRIYDATRENAVNAELIANGNGIRGAAAGIPFPIPQDGMEVIWNHILHYKGDQNHFINNQAVVVNGKTSLIRRDRHLYYVYNREGTTLDNLDNTLLYYKYVVTAPAKLAGTALVVQDPLDQVLTTRKAWRYSPDNRRVRRLPTLAYDSVQPDTSGLATADVVDSYNGAPDRYEWSLVGKREMIVPYNSYAVHQKGIPYETIVSPTHLNPELLRYELHRVWVVDATLRTGYGHPYHARRFYIDEDSWQIVAVDLRDKNGELIGVQESHPISYYELPMFNSTLETLYHLKTGDYFVDGLDNNEPMYNFNAQMSPRDFSPQALRREGN is encoded by the coding sequence ATGTACAGGAAGTTTGCAATTGCACTGCTGGCTGCGTTCGTTGGTCAGGCTCAGGCCAAGGTCGATGCCACTCAGGCCGACCGGCTGGGTCGCGATCTGACGCCCCTCGGAGCGGAAGCGGCGGGTAACCAGGCCGGGACCATTCCTGCCTGGACAGGCGGCGTCCAACCGCCGGCGTCCTATCGCGAAGGGATGCATCACCCTGATCCGTATGCGTCCGATGCTGCGCTCTATCGCATCGATGCCAGTAACCTGGAGGAGCATGGCGCACAGTTGCCGGAGGGTCTGGGTGATCTGCTGGTGCGACATCCGGATTATTTCCTGCAAGTGTTCCCCACGCGCCGCAGTGCGGCTGCTCCGCAGCGCATCTATGACGCTACCCGGGAGAACGCCGTCAATGCCGAACTGATTGCCAACGGCAATGGCATCCGCGGGGCGGCAGCCGGGATCCCCTTCCCCATCCCGCAGGACGGTATGGAAGTCATCTGGAATCACATCCTGCACTACAAGGGTGACCAGAACCATTTCATCAATAACCAGGCAGTGGTGGTCAACGGCAAGACCAGCCTGATTCGCCGCGACCGGCACCTTTACTATGTCTACAACCGTGAAGGCACCACGCTGGACAACCTCGACAACACGCTGCTGTATTACAAGTATGTCGTCACGGCCCCGGCCAAGCTCGCCGGCACCGCGCTGGTGGTCCAGGATCCGCTGGATCAGGTCCTGACCACGCGCAAGGCCTGGCGTTACAGCCCCGACAACCGCCGCGTTCGCCGCCTGCCGACGCTGGCCTATGATTCGGTGCAGCCGGACACCAGCGGCCTGGCAACCGCGGACGTGGTGGACTCGTATAACGGGGCCCCGGATCGCTACGAGTGGTCGCTGGTCGGCAAGCGCGAAATGATCGTGCCGTACAACAGCTACGCGGTGCACCAGAAGGGAATCCCGTACGAGACCATCGTCTCGCCGACTCACCTGAACCCGGAGCTGCTGCGCTATGAGCTGCACCGCGTATGGGTGGTCGATGCCACGTTGCGTACCGGTTACGGTCACCCGTATCACGCGCGCCGCTTCTATATCGACGAGGACAGCTGGCAGATCGTCGCGGTGGACCTGAGAGACAAGAACGGTGAACTGATCGGCGTCCAGGAAAGCCACCCGATCAGCTATTACGAGCTGCCGATGTTCAACAGCACGCTGGAAACGCTCTACCACCTGAAGACCGGCGATTACTTCGTCGACGGCCTGGATAACAACGAGCCGATGTACAACTTCAATGCGCAGATGTCGCCCCGCGACTTTTCTCCGCAGGCATTGCGCCGCGAAGGCAACTGA
- a CDS encoding response regulator has protein sequence MSSKRVLIVDDSRSARHVLKRQLVQYGITVDEVESAEDGLQYLLYNKPHAIFMDHMMPGMDGLQAVRIIKGNPATGLIPIMMYTSKDGGEVYVGQARALGAVGVLPKEIKSVDLEAVLHSLHLLDDSPFEHPPVDDHLDEIISTPPPKNSGKPVAAGLEAAPGPAQLSERELESLARDAADDAMVRLLRPHLDAHARRLQASFKAELRSLVENMPAPAVETPRSRWPAAAAGLVLGVLLVGGASKMFNDAAAPESALAPVSLGSSVAAAPPAGLSLASMQLNAAAEPQRDESLLRALEWAINRDGRFAQGATPFDDSRLRFIEELAARLQAGGFEGVMHLTAHAGSFCMVPDDDGTMRMAADDVPVTECQDFGLEAERLQRTGELESVAFASLANRKPLFDGTRLRMVVEAAAEPEPRMAYPPIDEQTLAGDWNAIAAQNQRIEVRLVR, from the coding sequence ATGAGTTCTAAACGGGTTCTGATCGTCGACGATTCGCGCTCCGCTCGTCACGTCTTGAAACGCCAGTTGGTTCAGTACGGCATCACCGTGGATGAGGTGGAATCTGCCGAAGACGGATTGCAGTATCTGCTGTACAACAAGCCGCACGCCATTTTCATGGATCACATGATGCCAGGCATGGATGGCCTGCAGGCAGTGCGCATCATCAAGGGCAATCCCGCCACCGGGCTGATTCCCATCATGATGTACACCTCCAAGGACGGCGGGGAGGTCTACGTCGGTCAGGCCCGTGCATTGGGTGCGGTCGGCGTACTACCCAAGGAAATCAAGTCGGTCGATCTCGAGGCGGTTCTGCACTCGCTTCATCTTCTGGACGATAGTCCCTTCGAGCACCCGCCGGTCGACGACCATCTGGATGAGATCATCTCTACCCCCCCACCGAAGAATTCCGGCAAGCCTGTAGCCGCCGGCCTGGAAGCAGCGCCGGGCCCGGCGCAGTTGTCCGAGCGCGAGCTCGAATCGCTCGCGCGGGACGCTGCCGACGATGCCATGGTTCGCTTGTTGCGCCCTCATCTCGATGCCCATGCGCGTCGCCTGCAGGCAAGCTTCAAGGCCGAGCTGAGGAGCCTGGTCGAGAACATGCCCGCGCCGGCAGTTGAGACTCCCAGGTCGCGGTGGCCAGCGGCGGCGGCGGGGCTGGTGCTCGGGGTGCTGCTGGTCGGCGGCGCTTCGAAGATGTTCAACGATGCTGCTGCGCCCGAGTCCGCACTCGCTCCGGTCAGCCTTGGTTCGTCGGTTGCTGCAGCACCGCCTGCCGGGCTTTCGCTGGCGTCGATGCAGCTGAATGCAGCAGCCGAGCCCCAGCGCGACGAGTCGTTGCTCCGGGCGCTGGAATGGGCCATCAACCGCGACGGCCGATTTGCACAGGGCGCCACACCGTTCGATGATTCACGGCTGCGCTTCATCGAGGAGCTGGCGGCGCGGCTTCAGGCCGGCGGGTTCGAGGGCGTCATGCATCTAACGGCCCATGCCGGCAGTTTCTGCATGGTGCCGGACGATGACGGAACCATGCGTATGGCGGCAGACGATGTGCCGGTCACCGAGTGCCAGGATTTCGGGCTTGAGGCCGAGCGGCTGCAACGTACCGGTGAACTGGAGTCGGTGGCCTTCGCCTCTCTGGCCAATCGAAAGCCGCTGTTTGACGGCACCAGGCTGCGCATGGTGGTGGAAGCCGCAGCGGAGCCCGAACCCCGGATGGCCTATCCGCCTATCGACGAGCAAACGCTCGCCGGCGACTGGAATGCCATTGCCGCGCAGAACCAGCGCATCGAGGTCAGGCTGGTCCGCTGA
- a CDS encoding aldo/keto reductase: protein MQRRTFLSNVAIAGAGLALAPALARAQASASTQSPGALPMNSGDAPRYSPPHRVGLGGAVGLGDMRREMSEERALELLQTAWDEGIRYYDTSPWYGLGLSERRHAMLLSPREPDSYLLSSKTGRLLYPDPGYSHKNWQGTNRFNYKYDYSAEATRRSIEDSLQRMGVPSLDMVFIHDLSPDNEDMGDEWTDHFKVAVEGAMPELSKMRDEGLIKGWGMGVNELPPARRAIEESDPDVILLATQYSLLKHADALNNLFPLAEQRDVTFVLGAPLNSGYLAGSDYYNYSRDVPDEMRQKRDRYRQLARDHEVDLRTAALQFCNAPSVVSSVLHGASTPEQVRENVASMSASVPADFWKSAKEKGLMEENAPVPG, encoded by the coding sequence ATGCAACGCCGCACCTTCCTTTCCAATGTAGCCATCGCCGGCGCCGGCCTGGCACTCGCGCCGGCGCTGGCTCGCGCCCAGGCTTCGGCATCCACTCAATCCCCCGGCGCATTGCCGATGAACTCGGGAGACGCGCCTCGCTATAGTCCACCACACCGGGTCGGGCTGGGCGGTGCCGTGGGCCTGGGCGATATGCGCCGGGAGATGTCGGAAGAGCGCGCGCTCGAGTTGTTGCAGACTGCCTGGGATGAAGGCATCCGCTACTACGACACCTCACCGTGGTACGGCCTGGGGCTGAGCGAACGGCGTCATGCCATGCTCCTCTCCCCGCGCGAGCCGGATAGCTATCTGCTTTCGTCAAAGACCGGCCGCCTGCTCTACCCAGATCCGGGTTACTCGCACAAGAACTGGCAGGGCACCAACCGCTTCAACTACAAGTACGACTACAGCGCAGAGGCTACGCGCCGGTCCATCGAAGACAGCCTCCAGCGCATGGGCGTGCCCAGCCTGGACATGGTATTCATCCACGACCTGTCACCGGACAACGAAGACATGGGTGATGAGTGGACCGACCATTTCAAGGTGGCGGTCGAAGGCGCCATGCCCGAGCTGAGCAAGATGCGCGATGAGGGCTTGATCAAGGGCTGGGGAATGGGCGTCAATGAGCTGCCTCCGGCCCGCCGTGCGATCGAGGAATCGGACCCGGACGTCATCCTGCTCGCCACTCAATACTCACTGCTCAAGCACGCTGACGCGCTGAACAATCTCTTTCCGCTGGCAGAGCAGCGCGACGTGACATTTGTGCTCGGTGCGCCGTTGAATTCGGGTTATCTGGCAGGCAGTGACTACTACAACTACAGCCGCGACGTACCTGACGAGATGCGCCAGAAGCGCGATCGCTACCGTCAGCTGGCCAGGGACCATGAGGTGGACCTGCGCACCGCCGCCCTGCAGTTCTGCAACGCGCCGTCGGTGGTCAGTTCGGTGCTGCACGGCGCCAGTACGCCCGAGCAGGTCCGAGAGAATGTGGCGTCCATGTCAGCGAGCGTGCCGGCCGACTTCTGGAAATCAGCCAAGGAGAAAGGCTTGATGGAAGAAAACGCGCCCGTACCAGGCTGA
- a CDS encoding competence/damage-inducible protein A — MTESSLIRFGLLLIGDEILNGRKSDAHLPAMIPRFAQRGLELSWVRMVTDDAGLITQTLKQTFDSGDIVFSFGGIGATPDDLTRQCAAAALGVALELHPEADTEIRAQVGDRLNAHHLRMGEFPVGSSVIPNPINRIPGFSINRHHFVPGFPDMAWPMVEWVLDHDYVHLQAPGRQVSQTLHLTDTSEGPLIPMMETLLQEFPDLRLACLPNAEHRREVELTLKGAPEQVVAGMNRMRELLRALPP; from the coding sequence ATGACCGAGTCCTCACTGATCCGCTTCGGCCTGCTTCTGATTGGCGACGAGATACTCAACGGGCGAAAGTCCGACGCACATCTGCCGGCCATGATTCCGCGCTTCGCCCAGCGAGGGCTGGAGCTGTCCTGGGTGCGCATGGTTACCGACGATGCGGGCCTGATCACTCAGACGCTGAAGCAGACGTTCGACAGCGGCGACATCGTTTTCAGCTTTGGTGGTATCGGGGCGACGCCGGATGATCTGACGCGCCAGTGCGCTGCTGCCGCCCTCGGCGTCGCTCTCGAACTGCACCCGGAAGCCGACACCGAGATACGCGCGCAAGTGGGTGATCGACTCAATGCCCACCACCTGCGCATGGGCGAGTTTCCTGTCGGGAGCTCCGTCATCCCCAACCCGATCAATCGCATCCCCGGTTTTTCGATCAACCGGCACCACTTCGTGCCGGGGTTCCCGGACATGGCCTGGCCGATGGTCGAGTGGGTGCTTGATCATGACTATGTGCATCTGCAGGCGCCCGGACGCCAGGTCAGCCAGACGCTGCATCTGACTGATACCAGTGAGGGGCCGCTGATCCCCATGATGGAAACCCTGCTCCAGGAGTTTCCCGATCTGCGGCTCGCCTGTCTGCCCAATGCGGAGCACCGGCGGGAAGTGGAACTGACCCTCAAGGGCGCACCCGAACAGGTGGTAGCAGGCATGAACCGGATGCGCGAGCTGCTGCGGGCGCTGCCCCCCTGA